From the genome of Triticum aestivum cultivar Chinese Spring chromosome 3B, IWGSC CS RefSeq v2.1, whole genome shotgun sequence, one region includes:
- the LOC123066425 gene encoding uncharacterized protein, which yields MAAVAGAGGGDEMLLRRSRRRLPLADLTNLSSAASAITRLKRNPQHRTSPASSASSIGSSTVPRIPTPPPPAALSVSTTKGKDKSTRELQSSNTHLNKIQRISKPKVKTAGVLPETSSPPSKNTRKITRKEQPRTESLIIPLYASCKTKAKTSGDVLPGASTPPSKKIMKVTREEQPRTEPLIPPLYASSKSRLKTGDGLPGASLPPRKKTRKVTSSSRKEQLQMEEMSCDESLGPSEDFIKERRAYFAEIDAFELVEEFVSSGSDAE from the exons atggccgccgtcgccggagccggaggaggcgacGAGATGCTGCTGCGGCGCTCGCGCCGGCGGCTGCCTCTCGCCGACCTCACGAAcctctcctccgccgcctccgccatcaCCCGCCTGAAGCGCAATCCCCAGCACCGCACGAGCCCCGCCAGCAGCGCCAGCAGCATTGGCTCCTCCACCGTTCCCCGCATCCCCACGCCTCCTCCGCCCGCGGCCCTCTCCG TTTCTACGACTAAGGGCAAGGATAAATCCACAAGGGAGCTTCAAAGTTCCAATACTCATCTAAACAAGATTCAAAGGATCAG TAAACCTAAGGTGAAGACTGCAGGCGTGCTACCTGAGACGTCATCTCCTCCCAGCAAAAACACAAGGAAG ATAACAAGGAAAGAGCAGCCGCGCACAGAGTCTTTGATCATCCCCTTGTATGCCTCTTGTAAAACAAAGGCGAAGACTAGTGGAGACGTGCTGCCTGGGGCATCAACACCTCCCAGCAAAAAGATAATGAAG GTAACAAGGGAAGAGCAGCCGCGCACAGAGCCTTTGATCCCCCCCTTGTATGCCTCCAGTAAATCAAGGCTGAAGACTGGAGACGGGCTGCCTGGGGCATCTTTGCCTCCCAGAAAAAAGACAAGGAAG GTAACAAGCAGCAGCAGGAAAGAGCAGCTGCAGATGGAGGAGATGAGTTGCGATGAGTCCCTGGGACCGAGCGAGGATTTCATCAAGGAGCGAAGGGCCTACTTTGCGGAGATCGATGCGTTCGAGCTGGTAGAGGAGTTTGTTTCATCAGGAAGCGACGCAGAGTAG